GACCGCCATGTTGACGGTCCCCGTCACGGCGTTCATCTGCTCCACGCCGACGGCGACCTCAACGGGAGTGCCGGCCGGAGTGTGCTGGCGGACGTTGCTCAGCAGGTTGCTGATGACCTGCGAGATCTTGTCCTTGTCAACCCAGGCGACGGCGCGCGACGGCTTCTCCCCATGGAGCCCGGTCACCTTCGCCGGGTACTCGGGGGCCCTCGCGTGGAAGTCGAGGACCGTACCCTCCGCGATCTCGACAAGGTCGGCCGAGGTCATGGTGAGGGGCCGTGATTCGTCGAGCCGTGCCAGCTGAAGCAGGTCCTCGACGAGCCCGCCCATGCGGCGCGCCTCCGACTCGATCCGGTCCATGGCTGTCCCGATCTTATCGTCCGGAATTCCGCCGATCCGGTACAGCTCCGCGTAGCCGCGGACGGAGGCAAGAGGGGTGCGCAGCTCGTGGGAGGCGTCCGACACGAAGCGTCTCATCTGCGCCTCGGAGCGCTGACGGACCTGCATGCTCGCCTCGATCTGGCCGAGCATGATGTTGATCGATCCCGCGAGGTGGCCGACCTCGATGCCGAGATTCTCCGTCGGTACACGCTGACTCAGATCGCCCTGCGAGATCTTCCGCGTCGTGTGCTCGATGATGCGGAGCGGCTTGAGGGAGTGCTGGACCATGAAGTACGAGACGATCGCGCCGAGGGCGACGATGCAGGTGGCGATAATGAAGAGGATGAGCATCATCTGCGCCTTCGTCTGCTCCATCGTCGCCAGCGGGTAGGCGATGGCAACGGCCGGGAACTGCTCCGAGACCGTGTTGAGGTACATGACCCGCCACGTCGAATGCTCGATCGTGCCGGGCACGGTGATGGGGCTGGCCGGCTCCTCGCTGAACACGGGCGATACGTCGAGTGGGCGCCCGTAGCGCTCCTGCATCGACGGCGACATGAACTGCCAGTCGGCGGCCGCCTCGTTGCGCACGTAGATGTAATAGGGGGAGGGGACGACCTGGATGTCGGTCCCCACCATGGCGCTGAAGGTCTGCTGAGCGATCGTGGCGCCTGACGAGCGCAGGTCATCGTCGACCTGGTTCATGAGAACCTGGTTCATGACCGTCATCGTGCTGATGAAGACCGCCCCGAGCGCAAGGCTGAGGATCAGCACGTACAGGGCGACGAGCCGCCCGGTCAGACTCCGTTCGCTGCGCACGGCTACTTCTGTTCGCGGAGCACGTACCCAATCGCGCGCTTCGTGTGGATAAGGGGTGAGACCTCGACCCCGAGCGTCTCGGAGGAGTCGATCTTGCGGCGGAGGTAGGAGATGTAGGACTCGACGATCGAGATCTCGCCGTTCCAGTTGTAATCCCACACGTGATCGATGATCTGCTCCTTGGACACGACCCGTTCGGCGTTGACCATGAGATAGCGCAGCAGCTTGAACTCGGTGGGGGACAGCTCGACGTTGACGCCTGCGCGATACACCTCGTAGGAATCCTCGTTGAGGACGAGATCGGAGTAGACGATGTTGCCCTCCTCCCGCTCATCCGTCGTCCGACGGAGGATGGCGCGAATGCGGGCAACGACCTCTTCGAGGGAGAACGGCTTCGTCACGTAGTCGTCGCCGCCGACCGACAGCCCGCGAACCTTGTCCTGGATGTCGTCCTTCGCGGTGAGGAAGAGAACCGGCAGTCCCGGTTCATGCTCCCGCAGCTTCTTGAGGACCTCGAACCCGTCCATATCGGGGAGCATGATGTCGAGGACGACGAGGTCGGGGTGGACGAAGGACACTTGGGAGATGGCCTCGTGGCCATCCGCCGCCATACGGACCTCAAAACCCGCGAACGACAGCGAGGCGCTGAGGAGTTCGCGGATCGAGGGCTCATCGTCGACGACGAGAATCTTTGCTTCTGAGCTCATGGTCCCCATTATCTTGATAGCGGCTGGACGTTGACTGGAAATGGCGGCTTTTCAGCTTCCAGCGCGAGAACAGAGCCACCGAGGCGTTGGCCAGCCGCTGACGCGGCTGGCCAACGGATACTCAGTAGATGGTCGTGTTCTCGCCCGACTCGATCTCGCCCTGCGGCTTCTGACCGGCCTTGAGCGCGGCCAGACGGGCCTCGATCTCGGTGTCCTTCGAGTGGTCCTCGAGCTCCGCGAACTGGTCGGCGAGGGAGGAGCCCTGGAGCTCCTTCCGTCCCGCGACGACAGCCTCCTCGCGGCGGATCTGCTCCTCGAAGCGAGAGATCTCCGACGTCGGATCGAGGACGTTGATCGACGCCATCGACTCCTGGACCTTCGCCTGTGCGGCGACGGACTTCTGGCGGGCGACGAGCGAATCCCTGCGCGACTTCAGCTCATCGAGCTTCTGGTGCATGGTCTGCAGGCCGTCCTTGAGCTGATCGACGACCTGGTTCTGCGAGTCGATCATCGGCTCGGCTGCACGGGCCTCCGACTCGGCGGCGATCTGCTTGGAGATCGCGACCTTGGCGAGATCGTCGAACTTCTTCGCATTCACCTCATCGCCGCCGGTGCGGAACTGCTCCGCACGGTCGGAGGCGGCGATGGCCTTGCGGCCCCAATCCTCGGCCTCGCGAAGATCCTCAGCGTGGTCGGACTCGGCCAGACGGAGGTTGCCGATCGTGACGGCGATGGCGTCCTCAGCCTCGGCGATCGAGTTCGTGTAATCGCGGACGAGCTGGTCCAGCATCTTCTGCGGGTCCTCAGCGCGGTCGATGAGGGCGTTGATGTTGGCTCGGGTGAGCTGGCCGATACGGCCGAGGATGGACTGTTTTTCAGCCATGGTGAACCTTTCGTTGGGGACTGTCGTGAAACCTGTTGTGATTGAAGGGTCAGAAATCGATGCCGCCGCCGAAGCCGCCGCCGCCACCTCCGAAGCCTCCGCCTCCGCCGCCGAAGCCGCCGAAGGATCCGCTGGAGAAGCCGCCCCCGCGGCTGCCGCCGCCGAAGCCGCCGGAGAGGATGGAGCCGAGGATCATGCCCGTCATCATGCCGTTGCCGCCGAACCCGCCGCCCTGACGGCCGCCGAAGTAGTCCGGCTGCTGATGGCGGCGGATGTCGGACTGCGCCTGATCCTCGGCCTGGCGGGCGTAGCGCTCCGCCTGCTGATAGTGGGCCAGCTGCTCGTCAACCGAAGAGGCTCGTTCGCCGGCCGCCCTCGCGGACAGTGCCGTCGAGAGGGACGTGCGGGCCTCGGAGCCGACCGCGCCGCGGTTCGAGTCGATGAGGACGTCGGCGGCGTGAATCTTCCGGTCGGCCGAGCTCTTCGTCTTCTCGACACCGGCCATGAGGCGGCGACGGTTCTCGTCGGCCTGACGGACTCCGACGAGCGAGGCATCGATCGCGGTCTCTGCCTCTTCGAGCTGGTCGAGCGCGAGAATCGGGTCCGCGCTCGAGTCGACGGCGTAGGACAGGGCACGCTCGGCGGCCGCGCGGCGCTCCTGGATCGTGGGATCGCCGCCGCCGAGACGCTTCGCGTCCTCGACATCGGAGGACAGCGAGGCGATGGCCTTCTGGAGGTTCGCCCGAGCATCGAGCAGCGTCTGCTCGGCGTCCGACACGTCGTCGAGCAGGTGAGCGGCCTGCTGGACGTTCGTCTCGGCGATCCGCGCGAACACGGACGCCTGGCTGCGCTGGCCGGCCGCGACCTGCTCCTGCCCGCGGGCAACTGCCTCCTTGGCGGCGGCGAGGAACTCGCCGATCTTGCCCGGGTAGGTCTGGAGTGTTGCGAGCGCGGCCTGGGGGAAACGGTGGCGGAGGCTGTCGATCTGTGCCTGGGCGGTGGGGATGCGCGGACTCAGCTCCTGGATCCGTGTCGAGAGGCCTGCGAGGATCTCGTGGACGCGGGCGTTGATGTCGCGGAGCCTGGCGAACTCCTCCTCCTGGGCGGCAATCGCCTCCCGGGCCTTCGTCGTGTGCTCGAGAATCGCCGTGTAGTACGTGTGCCTCTCCTGGTCCGTGTCCGGAATGTTGTCGTCGAGCTTCTTGCGATACTCGAAGGCCTCGCGGACCTCCGCGCGGGCCAGTTCGAGGGCCTCGTCGAACTGAACGGTCGCCTGGAGCCCGAACTCGGCCTTCGCGAACTCGAGCTCGGCGGCCGACTCGCGCACCCCATCGTCGGCGACGATGAGGGCGTTGGCGGCGCGCTTGCCGAGGGCCTCGAGGCTCTCGGAGCGCTTCTTCTTCTCGGCCTTGGATCTGCGGCTCTTCCGGACAACGGTGAAGGCGATGAAGCCGCCGACCAGGAGGAGGGCCACGCCGGCGAACGTGAAGAAGCCCGTCGTGTCGGTGCCGCCGCCGAGTCCCTCGCCGTCGGACGTGAGGTCCTCGGTGATCGTCGTCAGCGCGGCGTCCCAGTCGCCGTCGCGCAGCTCGGGCCGGGCGAGGATGATCGCCTCTTCGACATTGCCTGCGACCTGCTCGTCGAGGGACCAGTAGCCCGCCTCGGTCGTCTCGGTGGCGAAGGCGATGAGGGCGTCGCCCTCGTCGATGACCGCGCTGCTCGCCTGCTGGGCCCATTCGCTCGGCCCCAGGTCGCCGAAATCGCTGACGAAGATGACATAGAGCTCGTCCCCGGCCTGATCCGCGAGCGAGTAGAGGGCCTCCTCGGCGGCCTGTGGCTGCTCGAGGACGCCGTTGGGATCGCTGAGAAGGTCGGTAGGGCGGAACGGCTCCACGCTCATCGGGAGGGCCCCGTCGATGTCGGTCATGCTTCGTGCTCTGCTTCCAGTCGTCTATCCCGTCAGGGGAATGCTGGCCTCAGTGTAACGGTTTTGTGTTCTGGAGCACCCTGCGGCAGGTGGTGAAGTGACGATGTTTCGCGGGCGGCGGAGGGGTGGGCCTGCAGTCGCTGTCGTTCGCGACTCCGGGGCGATAGTCGAGGCGGTAGAGTAGGAGGAGTATCTCTGCAGAATAGAAGGAGCTGTCGTGCCAACGGGCAAGGTTAAGTTCTTCAGCCAAGACAAGGGTTTCGGCTATATCACCGGCGATGACGGCCGCGACGTCTACTTCCCGGCGTCCGTCCTGCCCGCCGGGGCCCGCCCGCGGAAGGGCGCGCCTGTGGAGTATTCGGTCGCAGAGGGCAGGCGCGGACTGCACGCGCTCTCGGTCGAACTGAAGGAGGCTCCGGTTTCGCTCGCCAAGGCGGCGAGGCGCGAGCCGGAAGACATGGTCCCGATCATCGAGGATCTCATCAGGCTGCTCGACAGCGCCTCAACCCAACTCCGCAGGGGGCGCTACCCCGAGGGCAGCCCCCGCATCGCACAGGCCCTCCGTACTTTGGCAAGTGAGTTCGACGCATGACCCGTCTAGTCCCTGTCCAGACCGTCACGAAGGAGAAGACTCTCGCGCAGGCCATCGAGCCCGCGCGCGACGCCCTTCTCGACATCACGACGCCCGAGATGATCGGTGATCACGTCGGCGTGGTCCCCGAGGGGGATCGCGTCCTCACGCACGCCTTCACCTGCCTGCATCCCGGCTACGTCGGATGGTTCTGGGCGGTGACACAGTCCCGGGCGCCGCGCTCCCGTAAGGTCACCATCAACGAGCTGTCGCTCAAGCCCGGCCCGGAGGCGCTCGTCGCCCCCGATTGGGTGCCGTGGGCCGACCGGCTCGAGCCGGACGATATCTCCGGCACCGAGCCTCTGCCCTACCGCGAGGATGACCCGAGGCTGGTTGCGGGCTTCGAGGACACATCGGAGGATGCCGACCAGCTGAGGGAGTTCGAGCTCGGCCTCGGACGTGCCCGTGTGCTCTCCCAGGAGGGTCGCGCGGAGGCCTTCAATCGCTGGTACAACTCCGATCGCGGCCCGAACAGCCCCTCGGCCAAGGCGGCCAAGGCGAACTGCTCGACGTGTGCGTTCATGATGCTCATGGCGGGTTCGGCCCGCAGTCTGTTCGGCGTGTGCGCCAACGAATGGTCGCCCGATGACGGGAAGGTAGTCTCGCTCGATCACGGATGCGGTGCCCATTCGGAGACGGACGCCCCGAAGCAGAGGAAGCTCTGGGACCAGTCGGAGCCGGCGCTCGATGACGCGGAGATCGAAGTGGTCGAGGGTTAAGTGGAGAGGCTTCGCGGAGCGGTCAAGGATTACGCCTGGGGTTCGACCAGTGCGATTCCGGCCCTGTTCGATACGGTGGAGAGCGAGACCCCGGTGGCTGAGCTGTGGCTCGGCACCCACACGGCGGGTCCGGCGACGATCGGTGATGGTCTCGCCTACAGCCCCGAGGCGCCTCCTGCAGAGACTGACCTGCGCACGTACGTCCTCGCGGACCCGCAGGGTGCGCTCGGCGATGACGTCGCCCGCATGGGCAACACACTCCCGTATCTCCTCAAGCTCATCGCCCCCGCGAAGCCGCTCTCTCTCCAGGTCCATCCGTCCCGCGAGCAGGCGGCGCAGCGGTTCGAGGATGAGGAGCGCCAGGGTGTGCCGCTGTCCGATCCGACCCGCTCCTATCGCGACCGCAACCACAAGCCCGAGCTGCTGCTCGCACTCGACCGCTTCGAGGCAGTCGCGGGCTTCCGCGCCCCTCGTCGTGTCGCCGACGTCATCACCGGCCTGCCGTGTGAGATCGCCGAGACGATGCTCTCCTACCTCCGCGAGGATCTCAGCGCCGAGGGTATACGGCGCTGTTTCGAGTATCTGCTGAGCGAGGAGTCCCGTCCGAGCTCTGACAAGGTCGCTGCACTCGTCGCCGGGTGCCGGGCGAGGCTCGAGCGCGGTGAGTCCCCGTCGGAGCGCGCCGACCGGATCGTCACGCTGCTGGACAGCCATTACCCGGGCGACCCGGGCGTGGTCGCCTCCCTTCTCCTCAACCCCGTGACCCTTCAGCCCGGGGAGGCCCTGTTCGTCCCAGCCGGGACGGTCCACGCCTATCTGTCGGGCCTGGGTGTGGAGATCATGGCGAACTCGGACAATGTGCTCCGAGCCGGTCTCACCTCGAAGCACATCGACGTGCCCGAACTGCTCGCGACGGTCGACTATGTGGCCGCGCCACCCATCCGGATCGCCCCTGAACACGTCTCCGAGGTCACGCGCACCTACTATGCGCCCGTCGAGGATTTCGAGCTGTCGGTCGCCGACCTCCGCACGTGGAATGACACTCGATCGCTGCCCGGCCGCGGCCCCCGCATCCTCCTCGCCCTGTCCGGAGCCATCGAGGTGGCGACAAAGGAGCAGAGAATCACACTCAACCATGGCGAGGGCATCTTTGTGAGGGCGGACGAGGGAAAGCTCCAGGTGCGCGGAGTGGGGAAGCTGATCCAGGCCGACGTCCCATAGCCTTCATCTCACGATATGGATGGTTTTTATTCCACCATATGAAACGGCGTCGATTTGATCCGGGAAACCGCCAAATATCAGGGTTGTGAACGATTTACTTGAGCGCACCATGCCAACCCGTTTCCTTGATCGCACCTTCAAGCTGACCGAGCGCGGCTCGTCGGTCGGCCAGGAGATCCGCGGCGGGCTCGTCACGTTCTTCGCGATGAGCTACATCCTCGTCCTCAACCCGATCATCCTCTCCACCCCGGATTCGACGGGTCACTTCCTCGGCGGCGGTACCGAGGGCGCCAACACCCCGGCCATCGCAGCCGGCACGGCGCTCGTCGCAGCCATCATGTCGATCCTCATGGGATCGGTCGCCAACTTCCCGATGGCGATGGCGGCGGGCCTCGGCCTCAACGCGATGCTGGCCTACACGATCGTGTCCCTGCCGGGCATGACCTGGGCAGACGCGATGGGCATCGTCGTCCTCGAGGGCATCCTCATCTTCCTCCTCGTCATGACAGGCCTGCGCGAGGCCATCTTCAAGGCTGTCCCGAGCTTCCTCAAGACCGCCATCTCGGTCGGCATCGGCCTGTTCATCGCCCTCGTCGGCCTCGTCAACGCCGGCATCGTCCGTCCCGGCGCCGGCACCCCGCTCGATCTTGGCATCAACGGCTCGATCGCGTCGTGGCCGCTCGTCGTCTTCATTGTCGGCCTCCTGTCGATCATGGTCCTCATGGTCAAGCGCGTCCGCGGCGCCATCCTCATCGGCATCGTCATCGCGACCGCCTCGGCGATCGCCCTCGAGTCGATCCTCAAGCTCGGCGGCCAGACCCCTGACGGCTCGAACCCCGGCGGCTGGGGACTCACCGTCCCCGCGCTCAACGGCTCGCCCGTCTCGGTGCCGGAGTTCTCGACACTCGGCACGTTCTCGATCACCGGCCCGTTCGAGAAGATCTCGATCATCGCCGTCCTCGTTCTCGTCTTCTCGCTCATGCTCGCGGACTTCTTCGACACGATGGGCACGATGGTCGCCGTCGGCTCCGAGGCGAACCTTCTCGACGAGGATGACAACCCTCCCCGCATGCGCCAGATCCTCGCCATCGACTCCCTCGGTGCGATCGCGGGCGGCCTGGGCGGCGTCTCCTCCAACACCGCCTACATCGAGTCGACGACCGGTGTCGCCGACGGCGCGCGCACGGGCCTGGCGAGCATCGTCACCGGCACGCTCTTCCTTCTCAGCACCTTCCTCGCACCGCTCGCCGGCATGATCCCCTACGAGGCGGCCACCCCGGCGCTCGTCATCGTCGGCTTCCTCATGATGCAGCAGGTCGCGAACATCGACTGGAAGGACCTCGTCATCGGCATTCCGGCGTTCCTCACGATCGTCTTCATGCCGTTCTCGTACTCGATCACCGTCGGCATCGGCATGGGGTTCATCTCCTACTCGATCCTCGCCGCGGTCTCTCGCCGCCGCGTCCACCCGCTCCTCTGGATCGTCAGCGCCCTGTTCGTCCTCTACTTCGTGCGCGGCCCCGTCGAGGGAGCGCTCGGCCTGTGATCGAGTAGACCACCATCAGCTATGGTTTACCCCGTTAACCATTTGTTACAATGGAGGCCGTGGTAAACAATGCTGAAGTCGCCGATTCTCTGAGATTCGCCGTGCTTCACCTATCCCGCGGACTGCGTGGATCAGGGAGGCTCGGCGAATCTCGTTTCTGCGTCCTCACCGTCCTCGCACAGGGCCCGATGACCGTCAGCGAGCTCGCCTCGCACGAGCGCGTCTCCGTCCCCTCCATGTCGAAGCTTGTCTCGGCCATGGCGGAGGCGGGTCAGGTCCGTCGGGAGCGGGACGCCGTCGACAGCCGGCGGACCGAGGTCACGATTACGGATGAGGGGCGCGCGGCGCTCGATGCCGCGTCGCTCGAGGGCGCGGCTTGGCTCGATCAACAGTTCGGAAAATTGGAAGGAGATGACATCGCCACCCTCGGCCGAGCGGCGAGGATCATGCGGGCGATGATCACTAGGTGAAGCGGACTTTTCTCTCACTCAAATACGAGAACTATCGGCTCTGGTTCTTCACTGCCATCGTGGCGAACACGGGCACCTGGATGCAGCGCGTGGCGCAGGACTGGCTCGTCCTCACTGAGCTCACGGACAACGATGCCTTTGCGGTCGGCGTGACGACGGCCCTGCAGTTCCTGCCCCTGCTCCTCATCACCCCCTATGCCGGCGTGCTCGCCGACCGCTACGACAAGCGGAAGATCATGTACGTCACCCAGTCCCTCATGGGACTGCTCGCCGTCGGTCTCGGCGTGCTCGTCCTCACGGGCCATGCGACCGTCGAGATCGTGTACGGCTTCGCGCTCGCGCTCGGCACGGTCTCTGCCTTCGATACGCCACCGCGGCAGGTCTTCGTCTCCGAGCTCGTCGAGCCCAAGCACCTGACCAACGCGATCGGCCTCAATTCGGCCAGCTTCAACAGCGCGCGCCTCATCGGCCCCGCGCTCGCGGGCCTCCTCATCGCCCTCGTCGGCACCGGCTGGGTCTTCGTCATCAACGGCATCTCCTTCGGCGCCACCCTCATCGGCCTGGCCCTCATGAAGGCTGCGAAGTTCTACCCGATCAAGCATCAGCCCCGAGAGAAGGGCCAGATCCGGCAGGCGGCCCGCTACATACGCCACCGCTCCGACATCGTCGTCATCCTCGTTGTCGCCGGCGTCATCTCCAGCCTCGGCCTCAACTTCCAGCTGACGAGCGCGTCGATGGCGAGCGAGGTGTTCGGCAAGGACGCGGGGGAGTACGGTCTGCTCGGCTCGATCATGGCGATCGGATCGCTCACCGGCGCGCTCATGGCCGCGCGGCGGAGGGAGTCACGCGTGCGGCTCGTCGTCCTCGCCGGCTTCGGCTTCGGCATCACCGCCGGCATCAACGCCCTCATGCCGACCTACTGGACCTACGCGATCTCCTGCATCCTCGTCGGCTACTTCACGCTCACGCTGCTGACAAGCGCCAACATGGCGATCCAGACCTCGGTCGACCCGATGATGAGGGGGCGGATCATGGCCCTCTACCAGGTGGTCCTCATGGGATCGACCCCGATCGGTGCCCCGATCGTCGGCTGGATCGCGTCGAACGTCCATCCCCGCTGGGGGATCGGCATCGGCGCCGTCGCGGCCATCCTCGTCTCGTTCGGCGCCCTCATCTGGGTGCGCCGCCACTGGAACGTCACCTTCGAGTACCGTCGCCACGTCAGGCCGCATCTCGTCATCATCGGCCCCGCCGAGCATGCCGAGCGCCGCGAGGCGCAGCGGAACGAGCGGCGCCGCCGGGAGCGGACGCTCGATGCGACCACGCAGGAGCAGGCCGCGCTCAGCTCCGGGGTATCTGCTGTCCCACCCAGGACAGCGACTCCAGAAGAGCCGTGACGTCGTCCGGCTCCACGGCCGGGAAGGTTGCGACCCTCAGCTGGTTGCGGCCCAGGCCGCGGTAGCCGTCGATGTCGACGATGCCGGAGGCGCGGCAGGCCGCGCTCACCTCGTCGGCCGGCAGGTCGATGTCGATCGTCGCGACAACCTGGGACCGGTGGCCCTCCTCGACGAAGGAATGTGCCCATTCCGTGCGCGCCGCCCAGTCGTAGACGAGATCGGATGATCTCGTCGTCCTGGCGTCCATCGCCGACAGTCCGCCCTCCTCAAGCATCCAGTCGAGCTGGGCGAGCATGAGGTGGAGGGTGGCAAGCGCTGGGGTGTTGAGCGTCTGGTTCTTCCTCGAGTTATCGAGGGCGAGCTGGAGGTTGAGGATGTCCGGGACCCAGCGCTGCGCGGTCAGCCGTCCGATGCGCTCGATCGCCGCCGGAGACAGGGCGGCGAACCACAGTCCGCCGTCTGAGGCGAAGCACTTCTGGGGGGAGAAGTAGTAGACGTCAACCTCGCTCGCGTCGAAGTCGACCCCGCCCGCTGCCGACGTCGCGTCGACGATGGTCAGCGCACCCGGCCCGCCGATTCTCTTGACCGGCAGCATCGCTCCGGTCGAGGTCTCGTTCTGGGGATAGAGATAGGAGTCGATCCCGTCCGCCGCCTCGGGGAGCAGGGCAGTGCCCGGCTCCCCGGCATCGACGATGGGATCGCTGACGAAGGGATTCGCCCGGAGCGCCTTCGCCGCCTTGGTCGAGAACTGGCCGAAGGTCGCGGCGCGGGACCGGTCCTCGACCAGGCAGAACGGAATCGCGTCCCACAGGAGCGACGCGCCGCCGTTGCCGAGGGCGATCTCGTACCCCTCCGGCAGGCGGAAGAGCTCGCCGAGTCCTTCGCGGATCCTGCCGACGACATCCTTGACGGGGGCCTTCCGGTGGGAGGTGCCCATCCAGGCCGGATCAAGGGTGAGATGGTCGGCCGGCACCTTCGAGGGACCCGCACCGAATCGGCCGTCGCGTGGAAGAATCTCAGTGGGAATCAGCATGGTTCAACTCTCCCAGATTCGGACGCCCATCTCACGGCCGTCCAGATAGAGTGGAGTCATCTGTGCAGGAGGAAAAGTGGCTGATCTGATCGATACCGGCGAAATGTACCTGAAGACGGTCTACGAGCTTGAGGAGGAGGGGATCCCGCCCCTTCGGGCCCGCATTGCGGAGCGACTCGAGCACTCCGGACCCACCGTCTCGGAGACCGTCAACAGGCTGTCCCGGGATGGTCTGCTCACCATCGGACCCAGCCGGCAGATCGAGCTCACCGTCGCCGGGCGCCGCAAGGCCACGGAGGTCATGCGCAAGCACCGCATCGCCGAGCGTCTCCTCATCGACGTCATCGGTATGGACTGGGAGTACGCCCACGAGGAGGCGTGCCGGTGGGAGCACGTCATGTCCGACCGCGTTGCGGAGAAGCTCGAGGGTGTTCTCGGAGCGATCACCCACGACCCGTACGGGAATCCGATCCCGTCCGCGGCCGAGGGGCCCGGCAGCCTTGCCGCCGGGCACTCCGGCCTCGTCGCCGTCGCGGATGTCAGCGGCCCCGTCATCACCGCGACACTCCGGAGGATCGCTGAGCCGCTGCAGGTCGACGTCCAGCTCCTCGCGGAGCTGAGGTCGGCAGGGATCGGCCCGGGGGTGACCATCACTGTTGAGAAGACGCCGCGTGGACTGACTATCACGGGCCCCGGCGGGGTATTGGAGCAGGTCGCCGACGCAGTCGGCAGGCACCTCTTCATTGATGCGTAGGTCACACCTTCTGTGATTTATGGATCACAGACTGTAATTGTTCGTGACATATTCGTTATCTTCCGTTACTCTCTTGATCTGTAAGGAAAACTTCCTGTCAGGAGAGATATGTCCAACCGTCGTGGCCGTCACGTCGCCCCCAAGGTTCGACCTTCATCCGCTTTCACTGTTGCCGCGGTATCCGCTGCATTCGGAATGACGGCTACCGCTGCTGTTGCTGCGCCCGAGACCGAGGCTGTCGCCAAGACCGTCTCCCTCGCCGCCCCGCAGGCACCCGCCGTCATCGGCGTCGAACTCCCTGAAGAGGCCGCTGTCGAGCTGGCCCCCATTTCTGTCACCTCCGAGGCCGCCCCCGAGCCGGTCGTCGAAGAGGCCCCCGTCGAGGTCGAGGCTGAGGTCCCGGCCGCTCCGGCCGCAGCTCCCGCTCCGGCTGAGGCCGCGCCGCAGGCCGCCGCCGCACCGGCTCAGACTCAGGCAGCCCCCCAGGTCGCTGCCCCCGCACCGGCTCCCGCCGTGTCCTCGGGCAACCAGTCGGTCGTTGCGATCGCTCGCCAGTACGTCGGCGCCCCCTATGTCTACGGCGGGACCACCCCGGCCGGCTGGGACTGCTCCGGCTTCACCTCTTATGTCTTCGCGCAGGCCGGCATCTCGCTGCCGCGCTCCTCGAGTGCGCAGCTCTATGCTGGCCGCACCATCCCCGCCTCGCAGGCGCAGCCGGGTGACCTCGTGTGGTGGCCGGGTCATATCGGCATCTACTCGGGCAACGGCATGCACATCGCCGCCCGCAACCCCTCCTCGGGCACGTACGAGGGTCCGGTCTACGGCACCCCCACCTACGTCCGCGTCGGCGGCTGACCCAGCCTTCGACGTGAGAGCGGCCAGCGCTGAGCGCTGGCCGCTTCTTCGTCTCCACGAGTGAGTCAGTGAGTTCGCGCCCTGCGCCAGACACCTGTCGAGGTGCTGCCACCCGACAGGTGTCGGGGCTGAGGCGCGCCCACGAGTCTTGCCTCGTGGCCCCTAGCCTGACTGCCTAGGTCCTCCCAAAAGCATTCGTGCTGGCCAGGGGAATGTGGGACCCGGGTGACGAGCGGGCACTGCCCTCTCCGCGTGTCAGCCGCCCGGCGCGTGGAGCACATCCTCGGAGCCGATACACGGAATTGTCACGACCGGAAGTGCGAAGTGGGACACAGTTATAACATTCTGTGACGCGGGTCGCGCTACTTTCCCCCGTCATAGCAGGGTTTTACGATCGGGCCGCTGACCAGCCGAAATGCGTTGTTATCGAAGCGTGACATTTCCGTTTCACTATTGTTATAGTTTTTGAAGTTCGCCCAGCGGACGGGTGTCAACCAGATGCCAAGCAAAACTGAAAGACCAATGAAG
This is a stretch of genomic DNA from Flaviflexus salsibiostraticola. It encodes these proteins:
- a CDS encoding metal-dependent transcriptional regulator — its product is MADLIDTGEMYLKTVYELEEEGIPPLRARIAERLEHSGPTVSETVNRLSRDGLLTIGPSRQIELTVAGRRKATEVMRKHRIAERLLIDVIGMDWEYAHEEACRWEHVMSDRVAEKLEGVLGAITHDPYGNPIPSAAEGPGSLAAGHSGLVAVADVSGPVITATLRRIAEPLQVDVQLLAELRSAGIGPGVTITVEKTPRGLTITGPGGVLEQVADAVGRHLFIDA
- a CDS encoding C40 family peptidase; translation: MTATAAVAAPETEAVAKTVSLAAPQAPAVIGVELPEEAAVELAPISVTSEAAPEPVVEEAPVEVEAEVPAAPAAAPAPAEAAPQAAAAPAQTQAAPQVAAPAPAPAVSSGNQSVVAIARQYVGAPYVYGGTTPAGWDCSGFTSYVFAQAGISLPRSSSAQLYAGRTIPASQAQPGDLVWWPGHIGIYSGNGMHIAARNPSSGTYEGPVYGTPTYVRVGG